The Bacteroidales bacterium region TTTCAATGCGTTCAATGGCAAGGTTCATGTCCTCCATCCTAAACGGATCGTAGAGACTTTCCAGCCTGGGCCGGAAAAAACTTTTTGCCTGATCAAAAGTTTTGATCCCTCGTTGAACCAACAAGGTGGCCAAGAGATCATTAATATTTAAAACTTCTGCCAGGTGATCAACCTCCTTTTGATCTCCTCTGGGTTTGGATACCCATCTTTTTTCCATGGCCTTTTCTGGTTTAGGTTATTCAACAATCTCCATATCAAAGACTTTTTCAATATTTGATCTGAGATTTTCTTTTACTGCTTCTATATCCACTTTTTCCCCGAGTTCCTGTTCCATAGAGGTGACTCCTTTGTCGGTAAATCCGCAAGGGTTGATGTAATTGAAATAATTTAGGTCCGTATTGACATTGAAGGCAAATCCGTGCATGGTAACAAAATGGCTCGCTCTGACTCCTATGGCACAGATTTTTCTGGTTTTTTTCGGATCGTGGGTATCGAGCCACACGCCCGAGGATTTTTCGAGATGATGGCCTTCAATGTTATAACTTTTCAGTGTAGCAATGACAGCCTCTTCCAGGTTATAAATGTATCTTTTCACCTGAAGGTTGAATTGTTCCAGATCGAGGATGGGATATCCCACAATCTGACCCGGCCCGTGATAGGTAATATCTCCGCCACGGTTGATCCTATAGTAGGTGGCATTGATCTTATTCAGAAAATCCTTGTTTATAAGGAAATTGTTTTCTTCACCGCTTTTACCCAGTGTAAAAACATGGGGATGTTCGCAGAACAAAAGATAATTCAAAGGTTTGTCTGCATGCTCCCCTTTTTTTCTTTTCTCATTCAATAAGGTATTAAAGAGTTCCTCCTGATAATCCCATGTCCTTTTATAGTCTGTTATTCCCAGGTCTTTAAAATGAACTTTGGCTTTCATACCATCCTCCTTAAGCATTTACATGTTTGTCAGCATGATATGAAGAACGTACCAATGGGTGGCTTTCTACAAAGCTGAATCCTTTTTCCAGGCCTTTGTTTTTAAAGGTATTGAATTTTTCGGGTTCGATGAAGCGGTCAACAGGCAAGTGATCCACAGTAGGCTGAAGATACTGCCCAATGGTAAATACTTTGCAGCCTGCTTCAATCAAATCATCCATGGTTTTATAAATTTCATCTTCTGTTTCTCCCAATCCCGCCATTATACCCGATTTGGCAATAATGCCGGAAGAAGCTATGTGTCGGATAACTTTCAGGCTGCGATGGTATTTGGCCTTGGTCCTGATTTTAGGGGTTAGCCTTTCAACGGTTTCCAGGTTATGAGAGATGACTTCGGGACCGGCATCGATGATCTGATCGATGAGATCAGGATTGCCATCAAAATCTGGGATGAGCGCTTCCATAGTGATTCCGGGATTTTTTTCCCGGATTTTTCTTATGGTTTCGGCCCATATTCCGGCCCCCCGGTCACTGAGGTCGTCGCGGTCAACCGAGGTAAGCACTGCATGATTGATATCCATAATCCTGATCGTTTCGGCTACCCGTTCCGGTTCTCCATAATCGGGAGCTGCAGGCTTGCCTGTTTGTACGCCGCAGAATTTGCAGGATCTTGTACATATTTCGCCCAGAATCATGAAAGTTGCCGTGCCCCGGTTCCAGCACTCTCCAATATTCGGGCATTTGCCGCTCGTGCAAATGGTATGGAGATTGTGCTGATTCAACCTGTTTTTCATCTTTGAATAGTTCTCCCCTTTGGGCATTTCCATTTTCATCCAACGGGGCAGTCTTTTGTATTCTTTATATTTTGTATGCATTGAATAAACAGTTTTTAAGTTCCTTTTCCTTTTAAGAACTTTTCTTTTCACCAGTTCTTTTTAACTTTATGCAAAGTTAATATTTATATCAGTTAAATCATTGAAAACATCTAATATCTTCCGGCCGCCATGAAAAAATATGCATTTTTACTGATTGTAGCGTTTGTTGTTCCCTCTGCTGCTTTTTCCCAGAAAGAAGGAAATTGGGAAAATGAAGAGAAAAGAGATCTTAATAATTTGGTTTTAACCCATCCGACGGTATCCAACCTGAAAGCCATTGGCAATTTAATTGACAACGGGTTAATAGATATGGAAAACTACCGAATTACAGGGGTTTATCATGCAGACGAACGGTATGATTATAAGGATTCCCGGAAATATATCGATACCGCTTCTATTCTGAGTGTAGATATATATCTTCATGAGTTTAGCGATACCATTCATCCGGGCTTGCTTTTCAGGCAAAATGCCCTGACCGATGATTATAAGAAGATTTTTAAGCATTCAGAAGGTGTTGTGTTTTTCGGAGGCCCTGACCTTCCGCCGGAAGTTTATAACGAGAAAACCAGCCTGCTTACTTCCATTTATGATCCTCACCGGCATTATTTTGAACTCTCTTTTCTTTTCCATCTTTTAGGAGGATTTCAGAATGAAGATTTTGAGCCCCTTCTCAATCAAAATCCTGATTATTTGATTTATGGGTTTTGTCTTGGCTTGCAAACCATGAATGTTGCTACCGGCGGAACGCTGATTCAGGATATTCCCTCGGAGATTTATGAGATGAATTATGTAGAGGATGTTTTGAAACTGGACCCCAACCGGCTGCATCGAAATTATCACAAAAGGATCAGCATGGCCAGTGACCTGTTGAGCGGACATTTTCACAGGATTCATTTTCAATCCACCCGCTATTTCAATGAATTGCATACTGAAAATTCCACACCCTCTGTGTACAGCAACCATCATCAGGCGGTGAAAGATATAGGAAAAGGGTTTAAAGTAATTGCTGCTTCTATGGATGGTAGAATTGCAGAAGCGATCCAACATGAAAAATACAGCAATGTATTGGGTGTCCAGTTTCATCCGGAAGCTGCATTTCTTTATGATGACGGAGAAAATTTTCGTCTTACGCCGGAGGATTCCGTATCTTTTACCGGGCCACAGATACTTCAGGAAACCCACAGTATGGAGTTTCACAGAAAATTTTGGGAGAATTTTCAGCAGAGGCTGAATGAATAAAGGGATTTATACATTATTTCCCCT contains the following coding sequences:
- the lipB gene encoding lipoyl(octanoyl) transferase LipB, producing MKAKVHFKDLGITDYKRTWDYQEELFNTLLNEKRKKGEHADKPLNYLLFCEHPHVFTLGKSGEENNFLINKDFLNKINATYYRINRGGDITYHGPGQIVGYPILDLEQFNLQVKRYIYNLEEAVIATLKSYNIEGHHLEKSSGVWLDTHDPKKTRKICAIGVRASHFVTMHGFAFNVNTDLNYFNYINPCGFTDKGVTSMEQELGEKVDIEAVKENLRSNIEKVFDMEIVE
- the lipA gene encoding lipoyl synthase, whose product is MHTKYKEYKRLPRWMKMEMPKGENYSKMKNRLNQHNLHTICTSGKCPNIGECWNRGTATFMILGEICTRSCKFCGVQTGKPAAPDYGEPERVAETIRIMDINHAVLTSVDRDDLSDRGAGIWAETIRKIREKNPGITMEALIPDFDGNPDLIDQIIDAGPEVISHNLETVERLTPKIRTKAKYHRSLKVIRHIASSGIIAKSGIMAGLGETEDEIYKTMDDLIEAGCKVFTIGQYLQPTVDHLPVDRFIEPEKFNTFKNKGLEKGFSFVESHPLVRSSYHADKHVNA
- a CDS encoding gamma-glutamyl-gamma-aminobutyrate hydrolase family protein (Members of this family of hydrolases with an active site Cys residue belong to MEROPS family C26.), producing MKKYAFLLIVAFVVPSAAFSQKEGNWENEEKRDLNNLVLTHPTVSNLKAIGNLIDNGLIDMENYRITGVYHADERYDYKDSRKYIDTASILSVDIYLHEFSDTIHPGLLFRQNALTDDYKKIFKHSEGVVFFGGPDLPPEVYNEKTSLLTSIYDPHRHYFELSFLFHLLGGFQNEDFEPLLNQNPDYLIYGFCLGLQTMNVATGGTLIQDIPSEIYEMNYVEDVLKLDPNRLHRNYHKRISMASDLLSGHFHRIHFQSTRYFNELHTENSTPSVYSNHHQAVKDIGKGFKVIAASMDGRIAEAIQHEKYSNVLGVQFHPEAAFLYDDGENFRLTPEDSVSFTGPQILQETHSMEFHRKFWENFQQRLNE